One genomic region from Amia ocellicauda isolate fAmiCal2 chromosome 4, fAmiCal2.hap1, whole genome shotgun sequence encodes:
- the LOC136748387 gene encoding retinoblastoma-like protein 1 isoform X2, translating to MREDQSDPESGSESGRPDEPAVRRSLEALCRELNMDEETGRDALRSFTAIRETYTLEGDVVHWLACALYAACRKGRTPTVGKGVMEGNCVSLTRILRSSKLSLIQFFNKMKKWADMSNLSAEFRDRIARLERNFEVSTVIFKKFKPIFLDMFQSPWGEPPRQPRSRKHRRLPCHISDVFKFCWTLFVYTKGNFRMIGDDLVNSYHLLLCCLDLVFGNVLLCANRKDLINTQFKGLPAEYHSPDYSPSAEPPCVIDRLCQLHDGLVVEAKGIKEHYFKPYIKKLFERQILKGSEESLIGLLDVSNFIDNNKAVNRKYEEYVLTEGDFDERVFLGADAEEEIGTPRKAALDLPEGRLSARMQVECNLQQHFEKTRSFAPSTPLTGQRYLKDKDPLVTPVSSATQSVSRLQSMVSGLRNSPSEQLLQVFRSCSRDPTETILKWVKGWGETFRQHYTKHTEEQPGSHMDFADNRLKLAEILYFKILENVMVQETRRLHGKDMAVLLEQDIFHCSLMACCLEVVLFAYSSQRTFPWIINIFKLPPFYFYKVIEVFIRSEEGLSRDMVKHLNSIEEQILESRAWSSNSALWEALKAVNDKVPTVEEVTLPSNFETGNGHSGPTHLPLVALSPIIHPRLREVRIGLGGSAHKDIPPSPISVHDRYSSPTAGSAKRRLFGDDGSSASPVKKISFSQGGSLKIVPTSPCDATHMSPARPVFTMTTATITIPVQGVANDTGAISFFQLQSGERSPLTAQALLPASPSRAGLGPPTLDPPSSANKPRKTGSLALFFRKVYHLASVRLRDLCLKLDVSLELRRKIWTCFEYSVVNHPELMKDRHLDQLLMCAVYIVSKATKEERTLQDIMGCYRSQPQASSHVYRSVLLEKADDQSTNNGDIPNMDEVEEDERGSGSDMCGGELRGDLIQFYNKVYVLKMTGFAHKYNSASAEPGLAAPPLSPYPSIRAHPLSPRRVSQRHSVYISPHKNGSCPTSSSAITYKFNGSPSKNLRDINSMIKQGERTCWKRAFTMDSDSESPAKRLCSESDDVLLKRLQDVVSERANR from the exons ATGCGAGAAGACCAAAGCGACCCCGAGTCTGGGTCGGAGTCCGGGAGGCCGGACGAGCCTGCGGTGCGGAGGAGCCTGGAAGCTCTGTGCCGAGAGCTGAACATGGACGAGGAGACCGGGAGGGACGCGCTACGGAGCTTTACAGCCATCCGGGAGACCTACACCCTGGAG GGAGACGTGGTGCACTGGTTGGCCTGCGCCCTGTACGCTGCCTGCAGGAAGGGCCGCACTCCCACCGTAGGCAAGGGAGTGATGGAGGGTAACTGTGTGTCTCTGACCCGGATCCTGCGCTCCTCTAAGCTGAG TTTAATCCAGTTCTTTAACAAGATGAAGAAGTGGGCAGACATGTCCAATCTGTCTGCGGAATTCCGGGACCGGATCGCGCGCCTGGAGAGGAATTTCGAGGTCTCCACGGTGATCTTTAAGAAGTTCAAGCCCATTTTCCTGGACATGTTCCAGAGCCCGTGGGGGGAGCCGCCCAGACAGCCGCGCAGCCGCAAGCACAG GCGCCTGCCCTGCCACATCAGTGATGTGTTTAAGTTTTGCTGGACCCTCTTTGTGTACACTAAAG GGAACTTCCGAATGATCGGCGATGATTTGGTGAATTCCTACCACCTCCTGCTCTGCTGCCTGGACCTGGTTTTCGGCAATGTGCTACTGTGTGCGAACAGGAAGGACCTCATCAACACTCAGTTCAAAG GGTTGCCCGCGGAGTACCACAGCCCAGACTACAGCCCGTCCGCCGAGCCCCCCTGTGTCATCGACCGGCTGTGCCAGCTGCATGACGGGCTGGTGGTAGAAGCCAAGGGAATTAAGGAGCATTACTTCAAGCCCTACATTAAAAAGCTCTTCGAGAGACAG ATCCTGAAGGGGAGCGAGGAATCTCTGATTGGACTGCTGGATGTGTCCAACTTCATTGACAACAA CAAAGCGGTGAACAGAAAGTACGAGGAGTACGTGCTGACGGAGGGCGATTTCGATGAGCGGGTGTTCTTGGGAGCGGACGCGGAGGAGGAGATCGGGACGCCCCGCAAGGCTGCGCTGGACCTCCCTGAGGGCCGGCTCTCCGCACGCATGCAGGTGGAGTGCAACCTGCAGCAGCACTTTGAGAAG ACGCGGTCCTTCGCCCCCTCCACTCCGCTGACGGGACAGAGGTACCTGAAGGACAAGGATCCCCTGGTGACCCCTGTGTCCTCGGCCACCCAGAGTGTCAGCCGGCTGCAGAGCATGGTGTCCGGGCTGCGCAACTCCCCCAGCGAGCAGCtgctgcaggtcttcag GTCATGTTCCCGCGATCCTACAGAGACGATCTTGAAGTGGGTGAAGGGCTGGGGCGAGACTTTCCGACAGCACTACACAAAGCACACCGAGGAGCAGCCGGGGTCCCACATGG ATTTTGCTGATAACCGGTTAAAACTGGCAGAGATCCTGTACTTCAAGATCCTGGAGAATGTCATGGTCCAGGAAACTCGCCGGCTGCACGGCAAAGACATGGCA GTGCTGCTGGAGCAAGACATCTTCCACTGCTCTCTGATGGCCTGCTGCCTGGAGGTGGTGCTGTTCGCTTACAGCTCCCAGCGCACTTTCCCCTGGATCATCAACATATTCAAGCTGCCGCCTTTCTACTTCTACAAG gTGATCGAGGTGTTTATCCGGTCTGAGGAGGGGCTTTCCCGGGACATGGTGAAGCACCTGAACAGCATTGAGGAGCAAATTCTGGAGAGCCGGGCCTGGTCCTCGAACTCCGCACTGTGGGAGGCTCTGAAGGCGGTAAACGACAAAGTGCCCACGGTGGAGGAG GTGACACTACCCAGTAACTTTGAAACGGGGAACGGCCACAGTGGCCCCACGCATCTGCCCCTGGTCGCCCTGTCGCCCATCATCCACCCACGGCTCAGGGAGGTGAGGATCGGCCTGGGAGGCAGCGCCCACAAGG ACATCCCTCCTTCCCCGATCTCCGTGCATGACCGCTACAGCTCACCCACTGCGGGCAGCGCCAAGCGCCGGCTCTTCGGCGACGACGGCTCCTCTGCGTCTCCGGTCAAGAagatctccttctcccaggggGGGAGCTTGAAGATCGTGCCCACCTCGCCCTGCGACGCCACGCACATGTCCCCGGCCCGCCCCGTCTTCACCATGACGACTGCCACCATCACCATACCTGTGCAAG GTGTGGCGAACGACACGGGAGCAATTTCCTTCTTCCAGCTGCAGTCCGGGGAGCGCAGTCCTCTCACTGCCCAGGCATTGCTCCCCGCCTCCCCCAGCCGGGCCGGGCTGGGGCCCCCCACCCTGGACCCCCCGAGCAGCGCCAACAAACCCCGGAAGACGGGCTCTCTGGCGCTGTTCTTCAGGAAG GTGTACCACTTGGCCAGTGTGCGGCTGCGAGACCTCTGCCTGAAGCTGGATGTCTCTCTGGAGCTGCGCCGGAAGATCTGGACCTGCTTCGAGTACTCGGTGGTCAACCACCCAGAGCTCATGAAGGATCGGCACCTGGACCAGCTTCTCATGTGTGCGGTGTACATCGTGTCCAAG gcgACAAAGGAGGAACGCACTCTGCAAGACATCATGGGGTGCTACCGCAGCCAGCCTCAGGCCAGCAGCCAT GTGTACAGAAGTGTCCTCCTGGAGAAGGCTGATGATCAGTCCACCAATAATGGAGACATTCCCAACATGGACGAGG tcGAGGAGGATGAGAGGGGCTCAGGGTCAGACATGTGTGGCGGAGAGTTGAGAGGTGACCTCATCCAGTTCTACAACAAAGTCTACGTGCTGAAGATGACCGGGTTCGCCCACAAGTACAACAGCGCGAGTGCTGAGCCGGGG CTTGCGGCGCCCCCCTTGTCTCCGTACCCCTCGATCAGAGCCCATCCCTTGTCCCCACGCCGTGTCTCCCAGAGACACTCGGTGTACATCTCTCCGCACAAGAATGGCTCCTGCCCAACCTCCTCTTCTGCCATCACCTACAAGTTTAACGGGAGCCCTTCCAAG AACCTGAGAGACATCAACAGCATGATCAAGCAGGGCGAGCGGACGTGCTGGAAGCGGGCGTTCACCATGGACAGCGACTCCGAGTCGCCGGCCAAGCGGCTCTGCTCCGAGAGCGACGATGTGCTGCTCAAACGCCTGCAGGACGTGGTGAGCGAGAGAGCCAACCGCTGA
- the LOC136748387 gene encoding retinoblastoma-like protein 1 isoform X1 — translation MREDQSDPESGSESGRPDEPAVRRSLEALCRELNMDEETGRDALRSFTAIRETYTLEGDVVHWLACALYAACRKGRTPTVGKGVMEGNCVSLTRILRSSKLSLIQFFNKMKKWADMSNLSAEFRDRIARLERNFEVSTVIFKKFKPIFLDMFQSPWGEPPRQPRSRKHRRLPCHISDVFKFCWTLFVYTKGNFRMIGDDLVNSYHLLLCCLDLVFGNVLLCANRKDLINTQFKGLPAEYHSPDYSPSAEPPCVIDRLCQLHDGLVVEAKGIKEHYFKPYIKKLFERQILKGSEESLIGLLDVSNFIDNNKAVNRKYEEYVLTEGDFDERVFLGADAEEEIGTPRKAALDLPEGRLSARMQVECNLQQHFEKTRSFAPSTPLTGQRYLKDKDPLVTPVSSATQSVSRLQSMVSGLRNSPSEQLLQVFRSCSRDPTETILKWVKGWGETFRQHYTKHTEEQPGSHMDFADNRLKLAEILYFKILENVMVQETRRLHGKDMAVLLEQDIFHCSLMACCLEVVLFAYSSQRTFPWIINIFKLPPFYFYKVIEVFIRSEEGLSRDMVKHLNSIEEQILESRAWSSNSALWEALKAVNDKVPTVEEVTLPSNFETGNGHSGPTHLPLVALSPIIHPRLREVRIGLGGSAHKADIPPSPISVHDRYSSPTAGSAKRRLFGDDGSSASPVKKISFSQGGSLKIVPTSPCDATHMSPARPVFTMTTATITIPVQGVANDTGAISFFQLQSGERSPLTAQALLPASPSRAGLGPPTLDPPSSANKPRKTGSLALFFRKVYHLASVRLRDLCLKLDVSLELRRKIWTCFEYSVVNHPELMKDRHLDQLLMCAVYIVSKATKEERTLQDIMGCYRSQPQASSHVYRSVLLEKADDQSTNNGDIPNMDEVEEDERGSGSDMCGGELRGDLIQFYNKVYVLKMTGFAHKYNSASAEPGLAAPPLSPYPSIRAHPLSPRRVSQRHSVYISPHKNGSCPTSSSAITYKFNGSPSKNLRDINSMIKQGERTCWKRAFTMDSDSESPAKRLCSESDDVLLKRLQDVVSERANR, via the exons ATGCGAGAAGACCAAAGCGACCCCGAGTCTGGGTCGGAGTCCGGGAGGCCGGACGAGCCTGCGGTGCGGAGGAGCCTGGAAGCTCTGTGCCGAGAGCTGAACATGGACGAGGAGACCGGGAGGGACGCGCTACGGAGCTTTACAGCCATCCGGGAGACCTACACCCTGGAG GGAGACGTGGTGCACTGGTTGGCCTGCGCCCTGTACGCTGCCTGCAGGAAGGGCCGCACTCCCACCGTAGGCAAGGGAGTGATGGAGGGTAACTGTGTGTCTCTGACCCGGATCCTGCGCTCCTCTAAGCTGAG TTTAATCCAGTTCTTTAACAAGATGAAGAAGTGGGCAGACATGTCCAATCTGTCTGCGGAATTCCGGGACCGGATCGCGCGCCTGGAGAGGAATTTCGAGGTCTCCACGGTGATCTTTAAGAAGTTCAAGCCCATTTTCCTGGACATGTTCCAGAGCCCGTGGGGGGAGCCGCCCAGACAGCCGCGCAGCCGCAAGCACAG GCGCCTGCCCTGCCACATCAGTGATGTGTTTAAGTTTTGCTGGACCCTCTTTGTGTACACTAAAG GGAACTTCCGAATGATCGGCGATGATTTGGTGAATTCCTACCACCTCCTGCTCTGCTGCCTGGACCTGGTTTTCGGCAATGTGCTACTGTGTGCGAACAGGAAGGACCTCATCAACACTCAGTTCAAAG GGTTGCCCGCGGAGTACCACAGCCCAGACTACAGCCCGTCCGCCGAGCCCCCCTGTGTCATCGACCGGCTGTGCCAGCTGCATGACGGGCTGGTGGTAGAAGCCAAGGGAATTAAGGAGCATTACTTCAAGCCCTACATTAAAAAGCTCTTCGAGAGACAG ATCCTGAAGGGGAGCGAGGAATCTCTGATTGGACTGCTGGATGTGTCCAACTTCATTGACAACAA CAAAGCGGTGAACAGAAAGTACGAGGAGTACGTGCTGACGGAGGGCGATTTCGATGAGCGGGTGTTCTTGGGAGCGGACGCGGAGGAGGAGATCGGGACGCCCCGCAAGGCTGCGCTGGACCTCCCTGAGGGCCGGCTCTCCGCACGCATGCAGGTGGAGTGCAACCTGCAGCAGCACTTTGAGAAG ACGCGGTCCTTCGCCCCCTCCACTCCGCTGACGGGACAGAGGTACCTGAAGGACAAGGATCCCCTGGTGACCCCTGTGTCCTCGGCCACCCAGAGTGTCAGCCGGCTGCAGAGCATGGTGTCCGGGCTGCGCAACTCCCCCAGCGAGCAGCtgctgcaggtcttcag GTCATGTTCCCGCGATCCTACAGAGACGATCTTGAAGTGGGTGAAGGGCTGGGGCGAGACTTTCCGACAGCACTACACAAAGCACACCGAGGAGCAGCCGGGGTCCCACATGG ATTTTGCTGATAACCGGTTAAAACTGGCAGAGATCCTGTACTTCAAGATCCTGGAGAATGTCATGGTCCAGGAAACTCGCCGGCTGCACGGCAAAGACATGGCA GTGCTGCTGGAGCAAGACATCTTCCACTGCTCTCTGATGGCCTGCTGCCTGGAGGTGGTGCTGTTCGCTTACAGCTCCCAGCGCACTTTCCCCTGGATCATCAACATATTCAAGCTGCCGCCTTTCTACTTCTACAAG gTGATCGAGGTGTTTATCCGGTCTGAGGAGGGGCTTTCCCGGGACATGGTGAAGCACCTGAACAGCATTGAGGAGCAAATTCTGGAGAGCCGGGCCTGGTCCTCGAACTCCGCACTGTGGGAGGCTCTGAAGGCGGTAAACGACAAAGTGCCCACGGTGGAGGAG GTGACACTACCCAGTAACTTTGAAACGGGGAACGGCCACAGTGGCCCCACGCATCTGCCCCTGGTCGCCCTGTCGCCCATCATCCACCCACGGCTCAGGGAGGTGAGGATCGGCCTGGGAGGCAGCGCCCACAAGG CAGACATCCCTCCTTCCCCGATCTCCGTGCATGACCGCTACAGCTCACCCACTGCGGGCAGCGCCAAGCGCCGGCTCTTCGGCGACGACGGCTCCTCTGCGTCTCCGGTCAAGAagatctccttctcccaggggGGGAGCTTGAAGATCGTGCCCACCTCGCCCTGCGACGCCACGCACATGTCCCCGGCCCGCCCCGTCTTCACCATGACGACTGCCACCATCACCATACCTGTGCAAG GTGTGGCGAACGACACGGGAGCAATTTCCTTCTTCCAGCTGCAGTCCGGGGAGCGCAGTCCTCTCACTGCCCAGGCATTGCTCCCCGCCTCCCCCAGCCGGGCCGGGCTGGGGCCCCCCACCCTGGACCCCCCGAGCAGCGCCAACAAACCCCGGAAGACGGGCTCTCTGGCGCTGTTCTTCAGGAAG GTGTACCACTTGGCCAGTGTGCGGCTGCGAGACCTCTGCCTGAAGCTGGATGTCTCTCTGGAGCTGCGCCGGAAGATCTGGACCTGCTTCGAGTACTCGGTGGTCAACCACCCAGAGCTCATGAAGGATCGGCACCTGGACCAGCTTCTCATGTGTGCGGTGTACATCGTGTCCAAG gcgACAAAGGAGGAACGCACTCTGCAAGACATCATGGGGTGCTACCGCAGCCAGCCTCAGGCCAGCAGCCAT GTGTACAGAAGTGTCCTCCTGGAGAAGGCTGATGATCAGTCCACCAATAATGGAGACATTCCCAACATGGACGAGG tcGAGGAGGATGAGAGGGGCTCAGGGTCAGACATGTGTGGCGGAGAGTTGAGAGGTGACCTCATCCAGTTCTACAACAAAGTCTACGTGCTGAAGATGACCGGGTTCGCCCACAAGTACAACAGCGCGAGTGCTGAGCCGGGG CTTGCGGCGCCCCCCTTGTCTCCGTACCCCTCGATCAGAGCCCATCCCTTGTCCCCACGCCGTGTCTCCCAGAGACACTCGGTGTACATCTCTCCGCACAAGAATGGCTCCTGCCCAACCTCCTCTTCTGCCATCACCTACAAGTTTAACGGGAGCCCTTCCAAG AACCTGAGAGACATCAACAGCATGATCAAGCAGGGCGAGCGGACGTGCTGGAAGCGGGCGTTCACCATGGACAGCGACTCCGAGTCGCCGGCCAAGCGGCTCTGCTCCGAGAGCGACGATGTGCTGCTCAAACGCCTGCAGGACGTGGTGAGCGAGAGAGCCAACCGCTGA